The segment CATCTACTAAAGTAAGAAAATAATTTGCATTCGTGTATGAAGGTATTTTGTAACCTCCCCAAATGTCACAATGAACTAGCTCAAAAATATGATTGGTTTTATTACGACTAATAGGAAAAGGTGTTCTGACTAATTTAGCCTTAGCACAAGAATCACAAATCTTTTCACTCAAACTAACTGAATTGTTCTTAAGAAAATCAATTCTTGCAATCTTTTCTTTTGAGGCATGGCCTAACCTTCTGTGCCAAGTGTCCGTCATGGTTGTCATGGCTCTTCTGTCTTGAGTCATCCCCATCTGGTAAAGTCCCCCCTTGGCGTCTACCCGCACCAATCAAGTTCCCTGTGTTGAGCTTCTGCATAACACAAAAATCAGGGAAAAAAGTTACATCACATTGTAAATCATTGCTAATACGACTAACAGAGAAGAGATTGCACTTGAAATCTGGGACACATAAAACCCCACTAATTTTTACTCCCCCTGGGAGGATACAGTCTCCCTTTTCTTTAACAGGTATAGAGTCCCCATTAGGTATAAAGACAGGTGGTTCAAAGGGAGTAGCATttttgtttgtaagtaattgaggAGTGTGAGTAATGTGTTCCGTACAACCTGAATCAACAACCCAGTCAGCCTTACCAGCCATGTTAGCACTTTGAATTGTCTCATCATCAACCTTTGAGGAACTAAAATGTTTCACGAACATTTGGTACTGTTCTTTAGTTAACTCATGTATTGGACTTTCTTCTATTCCTGTATGAGCCACCATGGTTTTGGGTTTGTCTGTTGTTTTCTTACCAGGCCACCAATCCGGGTATCCCACCAATCTGAAACAACCATCTCGCTTGTGACCACTCTTGTTGCAGAAGGTACAATACTCGTCCCTTTTATCTTTCACTTCCTTGTTCACCCATTTGGGATTTGTTTCTTTATTCATCGGTTTAGGGTCACCTCCCTTCTGAAAAGTCTTGAACGCAGCCGGTTCAGGCAGATAGAGCCCTCTGTCTTTCATCCTCGGCGATTAGGTGATACACCACCCCCATCGACGAGATGGGTTTTGTTGCCAGAATTTGTGTTTTAATTACCGAAAATTGTGAATctaaacccattagaaattgatACAAACGTTCCTTTTCTTGGAATTCAACTAATTGTTTACCAATTTCACAGGAGCAATCTTTACAGGAACATTTTGGAAAAGGGAAAATTGAGGATATTTCATCCCACAGTGTACGTAATTTTGTGTAATAAACTGAAACAGAGTTACCATCTTGATGTGTAGCTGCAATCTTCTGTTTCAACTCATATGCTCTTGGCGAACTCTCTTTTCCAAAACGTTCATGAAGGTCGTTCCAGATTTGTGCAGCCGTGTTAGCATATTTCACACTATCGCGTATGCCCTTCTCCATTGCAGTGGTGAGCCAGCCCTTGATCATAGCGTCACATCGCATCTAAGGCATGTATTATTTCGTTCCCTTTTCTGGTTTCTGAATTGTACCATCAACAAATTCAAATTTATTTTTGGCAAACAGGAAATTCTCCATCTCCTGCCTCCAATCGGAATAGTTTGCGTCGGTAAGTACTTCATTGACATGAAGTTGTTTCGGTATGTCGGATGGATGAAGATAAAAAGGAGAGTTGTGATCGAACCCGCTGCTGGATCCATCTCCATTCTTGTCTTTGTCTTTTGGTTCTCCCGTCATGTTTTAACGGAAGCAGGTACGATTTAGGGTTGTAAACAACCGCTCTGATACCATCTAAAAAAACAATAATACAGAATTGGAATAATGCACTTCTTTATTCAATACGCCAAAAATGACTTTATATAAGTTACAAagagataaataaataataaactaataacAGCTAATAACAGCTAATAAAGTAATGTAGATAAATTATTGACAGCTAATAAACTATATCCAATAAAATGGATTCACTTTGACCCTTTAATTCAGATGAAATGGATTAATATTTCACTTTGAAAGCCACTTGGGTTCTTTTATTTCAGATTTAGATAGCCTTTTAAGTGGGCATAAATATAAGTACATGATTACtttaaattttcaaatcaaattaaattcaactatataatatttaacaaattaattatatattttatattatttatttattatatattttaacagttactttttgtttatttaatttataattatatttgttttaatttataactgaataattattatttatatacGATTAATATCATGATTAATATCATGTTAAAAAGTATAAAATGGTTGTTGATTTGGTAATGCTAATCACTTTTAAAAGAATGATAGTATTACACGATGTGGATATAATTGTCAAAGTTGATACGACATATTTTTATGTCATTGTATTGTTATGGATAGTCTAACaaattccaaaattttcaaattaaaccgatccaaatcagtttgaaaatactattttttgttcttttttattaaaTGAGCCGGAATAGAAAATTAACCTTGAACTattatctaccctaataaataagaatgattttgtcacatgtctttctctcattcaatttgccacatgtcattttgtcataatttagagatatatttattttccacttgtcatttatttcattttccatttctaatatattattaactaggtatgagacccgtatattatacgggttgatttttaaaaaaaattaaacattaaaatgtaaacataaaatattttttaatgtataactttaaaaataagaaaggaataaatatatttattgtaatttaatatcatatatatgatatttaatactttacatatataagtatatgactttaatttaaaaattgaaacacaCCAAAAAttaacaagtggataatatttatttcaaaattactacaaaatgacaagtgtcaaaactcacgAGAGATTGACACgtgacaaaaaaaaccttcatttattaaggaagaagattagtttccataaattaaacctaccataataatgatattaatttcaaattttaaattttaaatttcaattttaatttcaaataaatttatagtttaaacctttgtgtttaacattttgttataattaacctgtttaatatacgggtctgataactaaacaataattttaatttatttattttttgcatgttttttttctcatatttttatttatttcaaatttcaaattcaaataaacttttcatttaat is part of the Lactuca sativa cultivar Salinas chromosome 7, Lsat_Salinas_v11, whole genome shotgun sequence genome and harbors:
- the LOC122195007 gene encoding uncharacterized protein LOC122195007, whose amino-acid sequence is MKDRGLYLPEPAAFKTFQKGGDPKPMNKETNPKWVNKEVKDKRDEYCTFCNKSGHKRDGCFRLVGYPDWWPGKKTTDKPKTMVAHTGIEESPIHELTKEQYQMFVKHFSSSKVDDETIQSANMAEAQHRELDWCG